Proteins from a single region of Streptomyces spectabilis:
- a CDS encoding DJ-1/PfpI family protein, which translates to MAIVKPLPTGRLAGKRLGILLESGYVEEEIAYYQRRFAEDGAEVTLLTRLWGLSSITFTGQGHQAPLTVEGDLEAVDFHELLQYSALIVPSGQVAERLRYSEDVEQISPALELLRRAFRVPSVLKAFSCHGLQLLSAAPELLRDRPVTCHNNVAGDVRNMGAVYLNQDLVVDRDLITSRTVEHCHLLARTVIERLDIPARAAA; encoded by the coding sequence ATGGCAATCGTCAAACCCCTGCCCACCGGCCGGCTCGCCGGCAAGCGCCTCGGCATCCTGCTGGAAAGCGGCTACGTCGAGGAGGAGATCGCCTACTACCAGCGCCGCTTCGCCGAGGACGGGGCCGAGGTCACGCTGCTGACCCGGCTGTGGGGGCTGTCGTCGATCACCTTCACCGGCCAGGGCCACCAGGCCCCGCTCACCGTCGAGGGCGACCTGGAGGCGGTCGACTTCCACGAACTGCTGCAGTACTCGGCGCTGATCGTGCCCTCCGGGCAGGTCGCCGAGCGGCTGCGCTACAGCGAGGACGTGGAGCAGATCTCCCCCGCCCTGGAACTGCTGCGCCGCGCCTTCAGGGTGCCCAGTGTCCTCAAGGCGTTCTCCTGCCACGGCCTGCAGCTGCTGTCCGCCGCCCCCGAGCTGCTCCGGGACCGGCCGGTGACCTGCCACAACAACGTGGCCGGCGATGTGCGCAACATGGGCGCGGTCTACCTCAACCAGGACCTGGTCGTCGACCGTGACCTGATCACCTCGCGGACCGTGGAGCACTGCCATCTGCTGGCCCGCACCGTCATCGAGCGCCTGGACATCCCCGCCCGGGCGGCCGCATGA